Proteins encoded within one genomic window of Camelina sativa cultivar DH55 chromosome 19, Cs, whole genome shotgun sequence:
- the LOC104766682 gene encoding adenylyl-sulfate kinase 1, chloroplastic-like produces MIAAGAKSLLGLSIASPKGLSDSNSLSSHSRSVGVVRSCVSMDGSQTLSHNTNGSFPELKSINGKKQGPLSTVGNSTNIKWHECPVETVDRQRLLDQKGCVIWVTGLSGSGKSTLACALNQMLYKKGKLCYILDGDNVRHGLNRDLSFKAEDRAENIRRVGEVAKLFADAGIICIASLISPYRTDRDACRNLLPEGDFVEVFMDVSLEVCEARDPKGLYKLARAGKIKGFTGIDDPYEPPLNCEISLGREGSGTSPIEMAEVIVGYLENKGYLQA; encoded by the exons ATGATTGCCGCCGGAGCTAAATCGCTGCTAGGTCTTTCGATTGCTTCTCCAAAAGGGCTTTCTGATAGCAATTCATTGAGTAGTCATTCAAGATCCGTTGGTGTTGTTCGTTCTTGTGTTTCTATGGATGGATCTCAAACTCTGAGTCATAACACAAATGGGTCTTTTCCTGAGCTCAAATCTATTAATG ggaAAAAACAAGGTCCATTGTCTACGGTTGGAAACTCGACGAACATAAAGTGGCATGAGTGTCCTGTTGAAACAGTTGATCGACAGAGATTGCTTGATCAGAAAGGATGTGTGATTTGGGTCACCGGTCTTAGTGGTTCAG GGAAGAGTACTTTGGCTTGTGCTTTGAACCAAATGTTGTACAAAAAGGGGAAGCTTTGTTATATTCTTGATGGGGATAATGTTAGGCATGGCTTAAACCGTGATCTCAGCTTTAAAGCTGAGGATCGTGCTGAGAACATTCGTAGAGTCG GAGAGGTTGCTAAGCTTTTTGCGGATGCTGGAATCATCTGCATTGCGAGTTTAATATCTCCTTACAGGACAGACAGGGACGCTTGTCGAAATTTACTCCCCGAGGGAGATTTTGTTGAG GTGTTCATGGATGTATCGCTTGAAGTTTGTGAGGCGAGGGATCCTAAGGGTCTTTACAAGCTAGCTCGTGCAGGAAAGATCAAAG GTTTTACCGGGATCGATGACCCTTACGAGCCACCATTGAACTGCGAG ATTTCTCTAGGACGCGAAGGATCAGGAACTTCTCCGATCGAAATGGCTGAAGTAATCGTTGGATACTTAGAAAACAAGGGTTATCTTCAGGCATAG
- the LOC104766680 gene encoding proteasome subunit alpha type-5-A-like isoform X2, with protein MFLTRTEYDRGVNTFSPEGRLFQVEYAIEAIKLGSTAIGVKTKEGVVLAVEKRITSTLLEPSSVEKIMEIDDHIGCAMSGLIVDARTLVEHARVRMKGDPFENHDFTEQASGK; from the exons atgtttctcACCAG GACCGAGTACGACAGAGGAGTCAACACTTTTTCTCCTGAAGGAAGGCTATTTCAAGTCGAATATGCCATTGAAGCTATCAAG CTTGGTTCTACTGCTATTGGAGTAAAGACTAAAGAAGGAGTTGTGCTTGCTGTCGAGAAGCGTATCACTTCTACATTGCTG GAACCGAGCAGTGTGGAGAAGATTATGGAAATTGATGACCATATTGGTTGTGCTATGAGTGGTTTAATTGTTGATGCACGTACACTTGTTGAGCATGCGAGAGTGAG GATGAAAGGAGACCCGTTTGAGAACCATGACTTTACAGAGCAAGCCTCAGGAAAATAA
- the LOC104766680 gene encoding proteasome subunit alpha type-5-A-like isoform X1 translates to MFLTRTEYDRGVNTFSPEGRLFQVEYAIEAIKLGSTAIGVKTKEGVVLAVEKRITSTLLEPSSVEKIMEIDDHIGCAMSGLIVDARTLVEHARVRFLFLGSFLLALICVIDHLLLLLIILVVLFCRMKGDPFENHDFTEQASGK, encoded by the exons atgtttctcACCAG GACCGAGTACGACAGAGGAGTCAACACTTTTTCTCCTGAAGGAAGGCTATTTCAAGTCGAATATGCCATTGAAGCTATCAAG CTTGGTTCTACTGCTATTGGAGTAAAGACTAAAGAAGGAGTTGTGCTTGCTGTCGAGAAGCGTATCACTTCTACATTGCTG GAACCGAGCAGTGTGGAGAAGATTATGGAAATTGATGACCATATTGGTTGTGCTATGAGTGGTTTAATTGTTGATGCACGTACACTTGTTGAGCATGCGAGAGTGAGGTTTCTGTTTCTaggttcttttcttttagcGTTGATATGTGTTATTGACCATCTTCTGCTGCTTTTAATCATTCTTGTAGTATTGTTTTGCAGGATGAAAGGAGACCCGTTTGAGAACCATGACTTTACAGAGCAAGCCTCAGGAAAATAA
- the LOC104766680 gene encoding proteasome subunit alpha type-5-A-like isoform X3, with product MFLTRTEYDRGVNTFSPEGRLFQVEYAIEAIKLGSTAIGVKTKEGVVLAVEKRITSTLLEPSSVEKIMEIDDHIGCAMSGLIVDARTLVEHARDERRPV from the exons atgtttctcACCAG GACCGAGTACGACAGAGGAGTCAACACTTTTTCTCCTGAAGGAAGGCTATTTCAAGTCGAATATGCCATTGAAGCTATCAAG CTTGGTTCTACTGCTATTGGAGTAAAGACTAAAGAAGGAGTTGTGCTTGCTGTCGAGAAGCGTATCACTTCTACATTGCTG GAACCGAGCAGTGTGGAGAAGATTATGGAAATTGATGACCATATTGGTTGTGCTATGAGTGGTTTAATTGTTGATGCACGTACACTTGTTGAGCATGCGAGA GATGAAAGGAGACCCGTTTGA